DNA from Candidatus Eisenbacteria bacterium:
CTCGCGAACGATGCCGTGGCTGCGGTGAATCAGCTCAAGACGATGAAGGAGATCGACGCGTCGCGGATCGGGTTCTGGGCGGTGAGCCAGGGCGGCTGGGTCGCGCCGCTCGCGGCGTCGAAGGCTCCCGGCACCGCGTTCCTCGTGGTCGTCTCGGGTGGAGGCGCGACGCCTCACGAGTCCGAGATGTTCGCGTACCGCCAGCACTTCAAACGAATGGGGCTCTCGCCGGCCGACACGACCGCCGCGGTCGAAGTCCTCGATGCGTACTTCAAGTATCTCGGGACCGGGAAGGATCGTGAGAAGGTCGTCGTCAGGCTCGACACGATCCGCAACGGCGCGCTCGCGCCGCTCGCCGAGCAGCTCGACAAGATCCTCCCGTCGGAGGAGAACCGGTCGAACTGGAGCTGGGTCGCGACGTACGATCCGGCCGCGGATATCGCGAAGCTCCAGTGTCCGGTGCTTTTGATCTACGGGGATCGTGACACGGACCAGCCGGCCGAGACCGGAGCGGCGCGCTGGCGCGCGGCGCTCGCGAACGGCGGGAATGATCGCGCCACGATCGTGACGTTCCCGGGTGCGGATCACACGCTGCGCGTTCGGAGCGCCGCGGCGGGCGGCGGCGGTGCCGCGGCCGGAAGTGGCGCGACGGGCCACGAACCACCGACGAGCGGCGGGCATGGCGGCTCGGCACGATCGCCCCTGGCGGCCGGCTACACGGACTTGCAGGTCGGCTGGCTCTGGAGGAACGTGATCGCGAGCGGGCCCGCCGTGGGCCTCGACTGAAAGGACCAGCCGTGTCGCGTCTTCGCTTCAGGATCTCGATGTCCCTCGACGGATACATCGCGGGACCGGACCAGAGCGTCGAGAATCCGCTCGGCGTGGGCGGCGAGCGGCTTCACGAATGGGTCCTCGCGACCGCGGCGTGGCGCTCCCAGCACGGCTTGCCGGGCGGAGAGGTCAACGACAGCTCGCGCGTGGTCGAGAAGTCCATGGAGGGGATCGCCTCCACGATCATGGGCCGGAACATGTTCGGAGGACATCCCGGACCGTGGGATCCGAAGAAGCCGTGGAAGGGATGGTGGGGCCAGAATCCTCCCTTCCACCACGACGTGTTCGTGCTCACGCACCACGAGCGTGAGCCGCTCTCGTTGGACGGCGGCACCACGTTCCACTTCGTGACGGACGGGATCGAATCGGCGCTGGCGCAGGCGCGCCGGGCCGCGGGGGATCAGGACGTCCAGCTCTCCGGCGGCGCGAAGGCGGCCCAGCAGTATCTCGCGGCCGGGCTCGTCGACGAGATGGAGATCCATCTCGTTCCGATTCTCCTGGGTGCGGGAGAGCGTCTCTTCGAGGGTCTCGGGAACAACCTGCACGGGCTCGAGCTCCGGGGGACCGTCGCGATGCCGAATGTAACGCACCTCATGTTCTCGAGACTAAGGAGTCGATGAAGCGAATCTCCGCCTGCCTCCTCCTGTTCGTGTTCGCCCTGGCCTGCACCGGTCTCGCCAAGTCCTCGAAACCCCGCCCCTCGGTCCGGGTGGACCGGGATCGGCTGGCGTCGCTGGTGGATTCGGTCATCACGGCCGAGATGGCGCGGGAGAAGTTTCCGGGCGCCGGATTCATCTTCGTGCAGAACGGCAAGGTGGTCTGGAGTCGCGGCTACGGTCTGTCGGATGTGGCGCGTGGCGCCGGAGTCTCCCCGGACTCGACCGTCTGGAGGATCGGCTCGATCTCGAAGGCGGTCACGGCGACGGCGGTGGTGCAGCTCGCCGACCGGGGCAAGATCGATCTCGACGCTCCGGTGGATCGCTACGTGAAGCGCGTCGCGATTCCGAAGACATACCCAGAGCCGGTGACGGTGCGACATCTCCTCACGCACACCGCGGGATTCGACGAGATCCGTCCGGGGACGCAGGCCGGGACCAAGGAGGGAGTGCTCCCGCTGGATCGCTTCCTGGACGGACGCTTGGTGCGGGTGCGGCCGCCCGGGGAGACGATCGCGTACTCCACGTACGGGATCACGCTCGCCGGACTCGTGGTCGAAGAGGTGAGCGGGCTCTCCTTCGAGGAGTATCTGCGGCGGAACATCTGGGAGCCGCTCGGCATGAAGCGATCGTCGATCAACGTTCCTGGCGTGTTGCAGGGCGACGTGGCGGTCGGGTACGAGCTCGAGGGAGACTCGCTCGTGGCGCAACGCTGGGAGTGGTATCACAGCACGCCGGCGTCCTCGGTGAACGGGACGCTCGCGGACGTGGGGCGATTCATGATCGCGCATCTCGAGGGTGGCGCCGGGGGCGAGGGCGGGCGCGGGCGCGGGCGGCGGATCCTGAGCCAGAAGGCGGCGAATGAGATGAAGCGCCGGCAGTTCGGGATGCATCCGTCGATTCCGGGGTACTGTCTCGGATTCAACGAGGACTTCGTCGGCAAGCAGCGCGTCGTCGAGCATGGAGGGAACATGGCGGGATTCAGCACGCTGATGGTGCTGATCCCCGAGGCGCGCGCCGGGTTCTTCGTCGTGAATCATTTCGAGGGGAGCGGGCTCCGGGATCATCTGAAGGGTGCGTTGCTGGACCGTTTCTTCCCTGCTTCTCGAGAGCGGCACACGGTGCCGGATCCGGCGCCCCGTGCGGAGACGGTGAACGCCTCGCGGTTCGCGGGCGAGTACGGCGCGCTCCCTTCGTGCTGGAGCTGCGATCCGCCACGCATCTGGGGGAAGTTGACCGTCACCGCGAACGACGACGGCACGCTGAGCTTCACGGGAAAGCGCTGGACCTGGGTCGACTCGAACCGATTCGTGCGGGAGGGCGGCACGGGGTACATCGTGTTCCGCGAGGACGAGAAGGGCGCCGTCCGTGAGCTGCACGCGGGAGCCTACTGGGGCTGGCAGAGGCTCTCCCCGCCGTAGCGCAACTGGTTACCTCACAATTGAGTACGGTTTTGTTCACGGCATTGAGTAGATTGACCCCATGGCCGCCGACCGTCGCGTCGCGCTCCTGCGCGGCATCAACGTGGGCAAGGCGAAGCGTGTCGCCATGGCCGACCTGCGGCGACTCTTCGAGGACCTCGGCTACACGGACGTTCGGACGGTTCTCAACAGCGGGAACGTCGTGTTCACCCTGCCGCGGAAGCCCGCCGGGGATCTCCAGGAGAGACTCTCGAAGGCGGTGGCGGAGCGGACCGGAGTCTCGTGCCGTGTGGTCGTGCTCGATGCGGGCGAGGTCGCGGACGTCGTGCATGGAAACCCGCTCGCGGCGGTGGCGAAGGATCCCACTCGTCTCCTCGTGATGGCCCTCCGGGACAAGGCTGCGGCGGCCGCGCTCCAGCCGCTGGCGCGGCAGCGCTGGGCTCCGGAATCGTTCGCACTCCGCAATCGAATCGCGTACCTTTGGTGCGCGAAGGGAATCGCCGAGAGCCCTCTCTGGGAAGCCGTCAACCACGCCATCGGCGATGCCGGAACCGCGCGCAATCTCGCGACCATGACGAAGCTGCAGAGCTTGCTCCAGGACACCTGAACCCAGGAGGCAGGATGAGCCCGCGCCGGCGGACGTTCTTCATTGCACTTGGTGTCGCGTTCCTCGCTGTCGGATGTGTCCGCAAGCCGGAAGCGCCCCCCGCCGACATGAAGCCCGCGGGACCTCCCGAGCCGACGGTGACCCACACGAGCGCGAACGCCCAGCCTGGCGAGCGGATCGAGCACGGCGAGATCATCCTGACGCCGG
Protein-coding regions in this window:
- a CDS encoding alpha/beta hydrolase, giving the protein MIRFFAVVVLSLVFSGIAAAQHPAPTGSHPVATGSTAPAAPTAPTARKGRDVTFRNGDIELRGTVLLPAGSGPFPAVVFLHGSGPQTRNGFERFAQEFASLGIASLRYDKRGTGESKGAWWAASLDDLANDAVAAVNQLKTMKEIDASRIGFWAVSQGGWVAPLAASKAPGTAFLVVVSGGGATPHESEMFAYRQHFKRMGLSPADTTAAVEVLDAYFKYLGTGKDREKVVVRLDTIRNGALAPLAEQLDKILPSEENRSNWSWVATYDPAADIAKLQCPVLLIYGDRDTDQPAETGAARWRAALANGGNDRATIVTFPGADHTLRVRSAAAGGGGAAAGSGATGHEPPTSGGHGGSARSPLAAGYTDLQVGWLWRNVIASGPAVGLD
- a CDS encoding dihydrofolate reductase family protein, whose amino-acid sequence is MSRLRFRISMSLDGYIAGPDQSVENPLGVGGERLHEWVLATAAWRSQHGLPGGEVNDSSRVVEKSMEGIASTIMGRNMFGGHPGPWDPKKPWKGWWGQNPPFHHDVFVLTHHEREPLSLDGGTTFHFVTDGIESALAQARRAAGDQDVQLSGGAKAAQQYLAAGLVDEMEIHLVPILLGAGERLFEGLGNNLHGLELRGTVAMPNVTHLMFSRLRSR
- a CDS encoding serine hydrolase domain-containing protein, with amino-acid sequence MKRISACLLLFVFALACTGLAKSSKPRPSVRVDRDRLASLVDSVITAEMAREKFPGAGFIFVQNGKVVWSRGYGLSDVARGAGVSPDSTVWRIGSISKAVTATAVVQLADRGKIDLDAPVDRYVKRVAIPKTYPEPVTVRHLLTHTAGFDEIRPGTQAGTKEGVLPLDRFLDGRLVRVRPPGETIAYSTYGITLAGLVVEEVSGLSFEEYLRRNIWEPLGMKRSSINVPGVLQGDVAVGYELEGDSLVAQRWEWYHSTPASSVNGTLADVGRFMIAHLEGGAGGEGGRGRGRRILSQKAANEMKRRQFGMHPSIPGYCLGFNEDFVGKQRVVEHGGNMAGFSTLMVLIPEARAGFFVVNHFEGSGLRDHLKGALLDRFFPASRERHTVPDPAPRAETVNASRFAGEYGALPSCWSCDPPRIWGKLTVTANDDGTLSFTGKRWTWVDSNRFVREGGTGYIVFREDEKGAVRELHAGAYWGWQRLSPP
- a CDS encoding DUF1697 domain-containing protein, yielding MAADRRVALLRGINVGKAKRVAMADLRRLFEDLGYTDVRTVLNSGNVVFTLPRKPAGDLQERLSKAVAERTGVSCRVVVLDAGEVADVVHGNPLAAVAKDPTRLLVMALRDKAAAAALQPLARQRWAPESFALRNRIAYLWCAKGIAESPLWEAVNHAIGDAGTARNLATMTKLQSLLQDT